One Bradyrhizobium zhanjiangense DNA segment encodes these proteins:
- a CDS encoding malate/lactate/ureidoglycolate dehydrogenase, with protein sequence MADYRTIKAEPLTSVIYAIAKAGGSTDREAELVSTNLVEANLKGHDSHGVGMIPRYAEAVAEGGLAINQHVKIVMDTGPLLTLDGLTGYGQVMGHEAMELGAERAKRNGVCVVGLSNSHHIGRIGHWAEQCIDHGLVSIHFVNVISRPIVAPWGGSDARHGTNPFCVGIPRAGHEPIVLDFATSKIAQGKTRVAHNKGVALEPGTIIDNEGKPTTNPRYTVIAPHGAILPFGEHKGSGLALVCEILGGALSGGEVVKGPADGKRRVLNGMLSIIIDPNKLGTGENLAREVESFVAWHTGSPPAPGVDKVKIAGEPEREIKKQRLAEGIPVDPNTWQEILDAGKRFGLDRAAIEKIVG encoded by the coding sequence ATGGCCGACTATCGCACCATCAAGGCAGAGCCGCTCACCAGTGTCATCTATGCCATCGCCAAGGCCGGCGGATCCACCGATCGCGAAGCCGAGCTGGTCTCCACCAACCTCGTCGAAGCGAATCTGAAAGGCCACGACTCGCACGGCGTCGGCATGATTCCGCGCTATGCCGAGGCGGTCGCCGAGGGCGGTCTCGCCATCAACCAGCACGTCAAGATCGTGATGGACACTGGCCCCCTGCTGACCCTCGACGGCCTGACCGGCTACGGCCAGGTGATGGGTCATGAGGCGATGGAGCTCGGCGCCGAGCGCGCCAAGCGCAACGGCGTCTGCGTCGTCGGCCTCTCCAACTCGCACCATATCGGCCGCATCGGCCACTGGGCCGAGCAGTGCATCGACCACGGGCTGGTCTCGATCCACTTCGTCAACGTGATCTCGCGCCCGATCGTGGCGCCCTGGGGCGGCAGCGATGCGCGCCACGGCACCAACCCCTTCTGCGTCGGCATCCCGCGCGCGGGCCACGAGCCGATCGTGCTCGACTTCGCCACCAGCAAGATCGCGCAGGGCAAGACCCGCGTCGCTCACAACAAGGGCGTCGCGCTCGAGCCCGGCACCATCATCGACAACGAGGGAAAACCAACGACGAACCCGCGTTACACCGTGATCGCGCCGCACGGCGCCATCCTGCCGTTCGGCGAGCACAAGGGCTCCGGCCTCGCACTGGTGTGCGAAATCCTGGGTGGCGCGCTCTCGGGTGGCGAGGTTGTCAAGGGTCCGGCCGACGGCAAGCGCCGCGTCCTCAACGGCATGCTCTCGATCATCATCGATCCCAACAAGCTCGGCACCGGCGAGAACCTCGCTCGCGAAGTCGAGAGCTTCGTCGCCTGGCACACCGGCTCGCCACCCGCCCCCGGCGTCGACAAGGTGAAGATTGCCGGCGAGCCCGAACGCGAAATCAAGAAGCAGCGGCTGGCCGAAGGCATTCCGGTCGATCCGAACACCTGGCAGGAAATTCTGGATGCCGGGAAGCGGTTCGGGCTGGATCGGGCCGCAATCGAGAAGATCGTGGGGTAA